The Passer domesticus isolate bPasDom1 chromosome 34, bPasDom1.hap1, whole genome shotgun sequence genome window below encodes:
- the LOC135288609 gene encoding LOW QUALITY PROTEIN: far upstream element-binding protein 2-like (The sequence of the model RefSeq protein was modified relative to this genomic sequence to represent the inferred CDS: deleted 3 bases in 2 codons) — protein sequence MSEFGPAPPPPPQPGAAPSAPPSAGPGAGPGGGGGGGGSGGGGGGGTGRKDAFADAVQRARQIAAKIGGDAAPPVPNNNAPPDFGGFGGQKRQLEDGDQPESKKLAAQGEALPAPMGPIHPPARTTVTEEYRVPDGMVGLIIGRGGEQINKIQQDSGCKVQISPDSGGLPERSVSLTGSPESVQKAKALLDDIVSRGRGGPPGPFPDAANGQNGTVQELMIPAGKAGLVIGKGGETIKQLQVTPKIRFGGDLGEFRGDLGRFRERTSGVKMILIQDGSQNTNVDKPLRIIGEPYKVQQACEMVLDILRERDQGGFGDRSDYGARLGGGIDVPVPRHSVGVVIGRSGEMIKKIQNDAGVRIQFKQDDGTGPEKIAHIMGPPERCEHAARIINELLQSLRSGPPGPPGPGLPPGGRGRGRAQGTWGPPGGEMTFSIPTHKCGLVIGRGEEGETPRDPSPKSQILNPFPEPLNSSSVLKIPLNGTEIVTNGPKILPQMAPKSCPKWSQNPQKWPQNPAPNGPKILPQNPTLNGPKIQP from the exons ATGTCCGAGTtcggccccgcgccgcccccgcccccccagcccggggccgccccctcCGCGCCCCCCTCAgccgggcccggggccggcccgggaggaggcggcggcggcggcggcagcggaggcggcggcggcggcggcacgGGGCGGAAGGACGCGTTCGCCGACGCGGTGCAGCGGGCTCGGCAG ATCGCCGCCAAAATCGGGGGGGACGCGGCGCCGCCCGTGCCCAACAACAACGCCCCC CccgattttggggggtttggggggcagaAACGGCAGCTGGAGGATGGAG ATCAGCCCGAGAGCAAGAAACTGGCGGCACAGGGGGAAG CGCTGCCAGCACCGATGGGGCCCATCCACCCCCCCGCCAG GACGACGGTGACCGAGGAGTACCGGGTTCCTGACGGGATGGTCGGCCTCA TCATCGGCCGGGGGGGAGAACAGATCAACAAGATCCAGCAGGACTCGGGGTGCAAAGTTCAGATCTCCCCAG ATAGCGGCGGGTTACCCGAGCGCAGCGTGTCCCTGACGGGCTCGCCGGAATCCGTGCA GAAGGCCAAGGCCCTGCTGGACGACATCGTGTCCCGAGGCCGG gggggacccccgggacccttCCCCGACGCCGCCAACGGGCAGAACGGGACGGTGCAGGAGCTGATGATCCCCGCGGGCAAGGCGGGGCTGGTCATCGGCAAGGGCGGGGAGACCATCAAACAGCTCCAGGTCACCCCCAAAATccggtttgggggggatttgggggagtttaggggggatttggggaggttcaGGGAGA gaACGAGCGGGGTAAAAATGATCCTGATCCAAGACGGTTCCCAAAACACCAACGTGGACAAACCCCTGCGGATCATCGGCGAGCCCTACAAAGTGCAG CAAGCCTGTGAGATGGTGCTGGACATCCTGAGGGAGCGGGACCAGGGAGGATTCGGAGACCGCTCGGATTACGGCGCCCGCCTGGGCGGGGGGATCGAC GTGCCGGTGCCGCGTCACTCGGTCGGGGTCGTGATCGGGCGCAGCGGGGAAATGATCAAAAAGATCCAGAACGACGCCGGCGTGCGCATCCAGTTCAAGCAgg ACGACGGCACGGGGCCGGAGAAGATCGCGCACATCATGGGACCCCCGGAGCGCTGCGAGCACGCGGCGCGCATCATCAacgagctgctgcagagcctcagg agcggccccccaggacccccggggccggggctgcccccgggggggcgcggccggggccgggctcagGGCACCTGGGGCCCCCCCGGGGGGGAAATGACCTTCTCCATCCCCACCCACAAATGTGGGCTGGTCATCGGGAGAGGTGAGGAGGGGgagaccccccgggacccctccccaaaatcccaaatcctaaATCCCTTCCCTGAACCGCTGAATTCATCCTCAGTTCTAAAAATCCCGTTAAATGGCACCGAAATTGTcacaaatggccccaaaatcctgccccaaatggccccaaaatcctgccccaaatggtcccaaaatccccagaaatggccccaaaatcctGCCCCCAATGGCCCCAAAATCctgccccaaaatccaaccctaaatggccccaaaatccaaccctaa